In one window of Kiritimatiellia bacterium DNA:
- a CDS encoding ParB/RepB/Spo0J family partition protein: protein MTTRPGGLGRGLGALIPRAEREPAAAESGGHTKMVPLGAIRSGRWQPRREFSPAQMDELAASIRAHGVLQPLLVRPAGEGYELIAGERRYRAAVAAGLSEVPVRVMEVSDVEALELALIENLQREDLDPIEEAEGYRALGERFQLTQEQIAVRVGRSRAAVANALRLLTLPEGVREMLRSGALSVGHAKVLLGLPIAAEQEQLAGECVRRGWSVRELEREVARRQRGPRRRRAASPDVPEVHLRDVEERLKQKLGSPVRITPSRTLAGGRKAPGRIEGEFYSADDLDRLMLILGLSEDF from the coding sequence ATGACGACGCGACCGGGTGGTTTGGGGCGCGGTCTGGGTGCGCTGATTCCGCGGGCGGAGAGGGAACCAGCGGCGGCGGAGAGCGGCGGTCACACGAAAATGGTGCCGTTGGGGGCGATTCGGAGCGGCCGGTGGCAGCCCCGGCGTGAGTTTTCGCCGGCGCAGATGGACGAGCTGGCGGCTTCCATCCGGGCGCACGGCGTGCTGCAGCCGCTGCTGGTGCGCCCGGCGGGGGAGGGATACGAGTTGATTGCGGGCGAGCGCCGGTATCGTGCAGCGGTCGCGGCGGGGTTGTCGGAGGTGCCCGTACGGGTGATGGAGGTTTCGGATGTCGAGGCGTTAGAGCTGGCGCTGATCGAGAACCTACAGCGAGAGGATTTGGATCCGATCGAGGAGGCGGAGGGCTACCGGGCGCTGGGAGAAAGGTTTCAACTCACTCAGGAGCAAATCGCGGTGCGCGTGGGCCGCTCGCGCGCAGCGGTGGCCAATGCGCTGCGACTGTTGACGCTGCCGGAGGGGGTGCGGGAAATGCTGCGCTCTGGGGCGTTGAGTGTGGGACACGCGAAGGTGCTGCTCGGGTTGCCGATCGCCGCCGAGCAGGAACAGCTTGCAGGCGAGTGTGTCCGGCGGGGCTGGTCGGTGCGGGAACTTGAGCGAGAGGTGGCGCGCCGGCAACGGGGACCACGGAGGCGGCGCGCGGCGTCGCCGGACGTGCCGGAGGTGCATTTGCGGGATGTGGAGGAGCGGCTGAAACAGAAGCTGGGCAGTCCGGTGAGGATTACGCCCTCGCGGACGCTGGCGGGGGGCCGAAAAGCGCCCGGCCGGATCGAGGGGGAGTTTTACTCGGCGGACGATCTCGACCGCCTGATGTTGATTCTGGGATTGTCGGAGGATTTTTGA
- a CDS encoding DUF2723 domain-containing protein, producing MSNNIPSNPVLLPDADDGSPRSPSPPADTASPAPFFRRADWIAFAAAFVLSLIGYTATLAPTVTLEDSGELVVASDYLGVPHPPGYPIWTLVTWFFQWVFHFKTFLGHPNPAWGVNFASAFFGAFACGLLAMLVSRSSSDLLRGVLRFSDVLDPAIERLFCAACGVSAGLVLAFSPVMWSQSVIAEVYALNAFFQLFIALLLYRWVARPADRHILYAIGFLFGLGLTNHQTLLFFVFAFAIAILIRDPELFRDFAVVGAALVALLAFNVAAVKFGHPELAWTAPSGPAGFAFWVHLLLAVAIPVAGWLLLPHGREVAITILLMELGLSFYLYLPIASDQNPPMNWGYPRTWEGFLHAISRGQYERITPTDVFSIKFFHQVAAFLSDLRRQFSLPLVVGGVLPFTLWEVTVAGRRVRMFSVAFLLAAVTGVLVTLELVLTLLGQPVPTAVVAIYRAVTLAALAIGGVGALAKAAELVVHVAAQCRARSAYTASVYAVLLGLITVALLFAELQLARMLFSPERMGALARLIILALMLIPVLGAVLLAAQQGWVPNVRFGHEWPPEARGWLLTTAVGFVMVSVVFIMLWNPSLDIQTLFIGRVQFIQSHTLYALWLGYGLVLALAMIELFVGAIPLLRWAAIAAALVAPPGLMLWQNYFDEELVRIVGGAEQNGHDYGWQFGDWQLRGADAIREYLQKTLPPEEFQRVWAEYPDPNWPPPMATNAIFFGGTDPGRFVPTYMIYSAKVRPDVYLITQNALADNTYLNVMRDLYGDTIWIPSILDSNMAFQQYFDQVRSGQVPAGADIAVKDGRISVQGVQGVMQINGILARQIYDNNPHHEFYVEESYVIPWMYEFLEPHGLIMKICRQPSRLEPSLVAKDRAFWDWYCKRLLSDRRFLRDAVARKTFSKLRGAIAGLYAARGLYDEAEYAFRQAIALYPLSPEANFRMADVYLARGRFAEARTIIQEFLKGDPQNDKIREFLGFIDQVESGVKRIAEIEQRAQSGKLEIREAVELVGLYRRHGRMQQFEQLCANLLSQTGLPFQVYLELGRMAYEAQRPILLDLALQRYVAAQPSDPNGWIELAAVQLLLGRSDNAVIALRNAVQIGGEAVRAQVRQDPRFEQLRLRSDVEQLLAPPAAGPPVVLPGTLAPLVR from the coding sequence ATGAGCAACAACATCCCCTCGAATCCCGTCCTTCTACCGGATGCCGACGACGGCTCCCCTCGCTCGCCCTCCCCCCCGGCCGACACCGCATCCCCGGCCCCCTTTTTCCGCCGCGCGGACTGGATCGCGTTCGCGGCCGCCTTCGTCCTCTCCCTCATCGGCTACACCGCGACGCTCGCGCCGACAGTCACCCTCGAGGACTCCGGTGAACTCGTCGTCGCCTCCGATTACCTTGGGGTGCCGCATCCGCCTGGCTACCCGATCTGGACGCTGGTCACCTGGTTCTTCCAGTGGGTGTTTCACTTCAAGACGTTTTTGGGTCACCCCAACCCCGCGTGGGGAGTCAACTTCGCCTCCGCGTTCTTCGGTGCGTTCGCCTGCGGCCTGCTCGCGATGCTCGTCAGCCGGTCCAGTTCGGACCTGTTGCGCGGTGTGTTGCGGTTCAGCGACGTACTCGATCCGGCAATCGAACGGCTGTTCTGCGCCGCGTGCGGAGTGTCCGCCGGCCTCGTACTCGCGTTCAGTCCCGTGATGTGGTCCCAATCGGTCATCGCCGAGGTCTACGCGCTCAACGCCTTTTTCCAACTGTTTATCGCGCTGCTGCTGTACCGCTGGGTCGCCCGCCCCGCCGACCGCCACATTCTCTACGCCATCGGTTTTCTGTTCGGGCTGGGCCTCACCAATCACCAGACGCTGCTGTTCTTCGTATTCGCGTTTGCGATCGCCATCCTGATTCGCGACCCCGAGCTCTTCCGCGATTTTGCGGTCGTCGGCGCCGCGCTGGTCGCGTTGCTCGCGTTCAACGTCGCAGCGGTCAAATTTGGTCACCCCGAGCTGGCCTGGACTGCGCCGTCGGGGCCCGCCGGCTTCGCCTTCTGGGTGCACCTGCTGCTCGCGGTCGCCATTCCCGTCGCCGGCTGGCTACTGCTGCCGCACGGACGCGAGGTGGCGATCACGATCCTGCTGATGGAGCTGGGGCTCTCGTTCTACCTCTATCTTCCGATCGCGTCCGACCAGAATCCGCCGATGAACTGGGGCTACCCGCGCACGTGGGAAGGCTTTCTGCACGCGATCAGCCGCGGCCAATACGAACGGATCACCCCGACCGACGTGTTCTCCATCAAGTTCTTCCACCAGGTTGCCGCGTTCCTGTCGGACCTGCGCCGGCAGTTCTCGCTGCCGCTGGTGGTTGGTGGCGTGCTCCCGTTCACGCTGTGGGAAGTCACGGTCGCCGGCCGGCGGGTGCGAATGTTCAGCGTCGCGTTCCTGCTGGCGGCCGTCACCGGCGTGCTGGTGACGCTGGAACTCGTCCTGACGTTGCTCGGGCAGCCCGTCCCGACGGCGGTGGTCGCCATCTACCGGGCGGTCACGCTCGCCGCGCTGGCGATCGGCGGCGTCGGCGCGCTCGCCAAGGCGGCGGAACTGGTCGTACACGTCGCCGCGCAATGTCGCGCTCGCAGCGCCTACACGGCGAGCGTCTACGCGGTCCTGCTGGGCCTGATCACCGTCGCGCTGCTGTTCGCGGAACTCCAACTGGCACGAATGCTGTTTTCCCCGGAGCGGATGGGCGCGCTCGCCCGGCTGATCATCCTCGCCCTGATGCTGATCCCGGTCCTCGGGGCCGTCCTGCTCGCCGCGCAGCAGGGTTGGGTGCCGAACGTCCGGTTCGGACACGAGTGGCCGCCGGAGGCTCGCGGCTGGCTGCTGACCACCGCGGTCGGTTTCGTGATGGTCAGCGTCGTGTTCATCATGCTCTGGAACCCGTCGCTCGACATCCAGACCCTCTTTATCGGCCGCGTGCAGTTCATCCAGTCGCACACGCTGTACGCGCTTTGGCTCGGCTACGGGCTGGTGCTCGCACTGGCGATGATCGAGCTGTTCGTTGGTGCGATCCCGCTTCTGCGCTGGGCCGCGATTGCCGCCGCGCTGGTCGCACCGCCGGGTCTGATGCTCTGGCAGAACTACTTCGACGAAGAGCTCGTCCGCATTGTCGGCGGCGCGGAGCAGAACGGGCACGATTACGGCTGGCAGTTCGGCGACTGGCAGCTCCGCGGCGCAGACGCCATCCGCGAATACTTGCAGAAGACACTGCCGCCGGAAGAGTTTCAGCGCGTCTGGGCCGAGTACCCTGACCCCAACTGGCCCCCGCCCATGGCGACCAACGCGATCTTCTTCGGGGGCACAGATCCGGGCCGCTTTGTGCCCACCTACATGATCTACTCCGCGAAGGTCCGGCCGGACGTATACCTGATCACGCAAAACGCGCTCGCGGACAATACCTACCTGAACGTGATGCGCGACCTGTACGGCGATACCATCTGGATTCCCTCCATCCTCGACAGCAACATGGCCTTCCAGCAGTACTTCGACCAAGTGCGCTCCGGCCAGGTCCCCGCCGGCGCCGACATCGCGGTGAAAGACGGCCGCATCAGCGTGCAGGGCGTTCAGGGCGTGATGCAGATCAATGGCATCCTCGCCCGCCAGATTTACGACAACAATCCCCATCACGAGTTTTATGTTGAGGAAAGCTACGTGATCCCGTGGATGTACGAGTTTCTCGAACCCCACGGTCTGATCATGAAGATCTGCCGGCAGCCGTCCCGCCTGGAGCCCTCGCTCGTCGCAAAAGACCGTGCGTTCTGGGACTGGTACTGCAAACGCCTGCTGAGTGATCGTCGATTCCTCCGCGACGCGGTCGCCCGCAAAACGTTCTCCAAGCTCCGTGGCGCAATCGCCGGTCTGTATGCGGCGCGCGGCCTCTACGATGAGGCCGAATACGCCTTCCGCCAGGCCATCGCGCTCTACCCCCTCAGCCCGGAAGCGAACTTCCGCATGGCCGACGTCTATCTCGCCCGAGGACGGTTCGCCGAAGCTCGCACGATTATCCAAGAGTTCCTGAAAGGAGACCCGCAGAATGACAAGATCCGCGAGTTTCTCGGCTTCATTGACCAGGTCGAGAGCGGCGTAAAGCGGATCGCCGAAATCGAACAGCGCGCGCAGAGCGGGAAACTGGAGATCCGCGAGGCGGTGGAGCTCGTCGGCCTGTACCGCCGCCACGGGCGGATGCAGCAGTTCGAGCAGCTTTGCGCAAACCTGCTGTCGCAGACCGGTCTGCCGTTCCAGGTCTACCTCGAACTCGGCCGCATGGCCTACGAGGCACAGCGTCCGATATTGCTGGATCTGGCGCTGCAACGCTACGTCGCCGCCCAGCCGTCCGATCCGAACGGATGGATCGAACTGGCCGCGGTGCAGCTGCTGCTGGGCCGTTCGGACAACGCCGTCATCGCGCTGCGCAACGCGGTGCAGATCGGCGGGGAGGCGGTCCGCGCGCAGGTGCGACAGGACCCCCGGTTCGAGCAGCTCCGGCTGCGATCCGATGTCGAACAGCTGCTCGCTCCCCCTGCGGCCGGGCCGCCGGTTGTGCTGCCCGGCACGCTCGCGCCGCTCGTGCGATGA
- a CDS encoding DUF4838 domain-containing protein yields the protein MLSTCAGVLMLHAGAEELRPLLPPGDLPVAIRLPSAPIPAERRAAAELVAALSSLTGRAARILEHDDDSLGTVELRHDPALGPEEYRLSWAPAGNALRIDGGRPRGILYGAIGLLHELGCRWYTREVARIPPNPAPMLPSGLNRHGRPAFEYREVYWTEALDPDWAMRNRLNSSGAPLRDEHGGRVVWGRFVHTFAQILNPAEHFDAHPEWFSMVNGRRLRDHTQLCLANPDVRRIAVETVRRWIRERPDATIFSVSQNDWLNPCQCPECAALDTAEGSPAASLLQFVNHIADAIAQDHPTVWLETLAYQYSRRPPRTIRPRPNVIVRLCSIECCFSHPLDGCSEPSNVSFMEDLRGWQRVAPRLYIWDYTTDFAHYLLPFPNLDVLAPNVRTFATHGVRGVFEQGNYSPGGGGELAELRSWLLAQLLWDPNQDMESLLREFVNGVYGAAATEVAAYLESRRRIARDSGEHVRIFDGPDRADLHPDALLEWDTTLERAERAATNDPALTLRIERLRMPVWYALVLSMASADRRAEAARRLAQAARRQRVTHLHEQTRDIRSELERIEFEASRRVVAPPPGVLRGEDHLIQVAFLDRYAQRLHDPAADDHIAVRAVGETREWLFQWRPRAAVTGQTYRARARVRIEGGGTPTNAALSFGVYDPSARRVLANRVWRANELGTETYGEIELAPVSWSGGAYLWLAPSGDTNAVRAVWLDRFDLVAGPSQ from the coding sequence ATGTTGAGCACCTGCGCCGGGGTGTTGATGTTGCACGCCGGCGCGGAAGAGCTCCGCCCACTCCTTCCGCCCGGGGATCTGCCGGTCGCCATTCGACTGCCCTCGGCTCCCATCCCCGCGGAACGCCGCGCCGCCGCGGAACTCGTCGCCGCACTGTCCAGTCTCACCGGTCGAGCAGCTCGAATTCTCGAACATGACGACGACAGCTTGGGCACAGTCGAGTTGCGGCACGACCCGGCACTGGGACCGGAGGAGTACCGCCTCAGCTGGGCACCTGCCGGCAATGCGCTGAGGATTGATGGCGGCCGCCCCCGCGGGATCCTCTACGGCGCGATCGGCCTCCTCCATGAGCTCGGTTGCCGATGGTATACCCGCGAGGTCGCCCGGATCCCCCCCAACCCCGCTCCCATGCTGCCCTCCGGTCTCAACCGCCACGGGCGGCCGGCCTTTGAGTACCGCGAAGTCTATTGGACCGAGGCGCTCGATCCCGACTGGGCGATGCGCAATCGCCTCAATTCCTCTGGCGCGCCGCTTCGTGATGAGCACGGTGGCCGCGTCGTGTGGGGCCGGTTTGTCCATACCTTTGCGCAGATCCTGAACCCCGCTGAACATTTCGACGCGCACCCCGAATGGTTCTCGATGGTGAATGGACGGCGCCTTCGCGATCACACCCAACTGTGTCTCGCCAATCCCGACGTCCGCCGCATCGCGGTCGAAACCGTCCGCCGCTGGATCCGCGAGCGACCGGACGCGACGATCTTCTCGGTCTCGCAAAATGACTGGCTCAACCCCTGCCAGTGCCCCGAGTGCGCCGCGTTGGACACCGCCGAGGGCAGCCCCGCCGCCTCGTTGCTCCAGTTCGTCAACCACATCGCCGACGCAATCGCGCAGGACCATCCCACGGTGTGGCTCGAGACACTCGCCTATCAGTACTCGCGCCGGCCACCCCGCACGATTCGACCTCGCCCAAACGTGATCGTGCGGCTCTGCAGCATCGAGTGCTGCTTCTCGCATCCGCTCGACGGCTGCAGCGAACCGTCCAACGTCTCGTTCATGGAAGACCTCCGCGGATGGCAGCGCGTCGCGCCCCGGTTGTACATCTGGGACTACACCACCGACTTCGCGCATTACCTGCTGCCGTTTCCAAACCTCGACGTGCTCGCGCCGAACGTCCGTACGTTTGCGACGCACGGCGTGCGAGGCGTGTTCGAGCAGGGCAACTATTCCCCCGGCGGCGGGGGAGAGCTCGCTGAACTCCGTTCGTGGCTGCTCGCACAGCTGCTGTGGGACCCGAACCAGGACATGGAGTCGTTGCTGCGCGAGTTTGTGAACGGCGTCTACGGCGCCGCCGCGACCGAAGTAGCCGCCTATCTCGAATCCAGACGCCGCATCGCGCGGGATTCGGGCGAACATGTCCGCATCTTCGACGGCCCGGACCGGGCCGATCTGCATCCCGACGCACTGCTCGAGTGGGACACCACCCTCGAACGCGCCGAACGTGCCGCCACGAACGACCCGGCACTGACGCTGCGTATCGAACGACTCCGCATGCCGGTCTGGTATGCGCTGGTCCTTTCGATGGCCAGCGCCGACCGGCGCGCCGAAGCGGCGCGCCGGCTCGCTCAGGCCGCGCGCCGACAGCGTGTCACTCACCTGCATGAGCAAACCCGCGACATTCGGTCCGAGCTCGAGCGCATCGAGTTCGAAGCCTCTCGTCGTGTCGTCGCGCCGCCCCCCGGCGTGCTCCGCGGGGAGGACCACCTCATTCAAGTTGCGTTCCTCGATCGGTACGCACAGCGGCTGCACGATCCCGCGGCCGATGACCACATCGCCGTGCGCGCGGTGGGCGAAACCCGAGAATGGTTGTTCCAGTGGAGGCCGCGCGCCGCAGTCACCGGCCAAACGTATCGCGCCCGCGCCCGCGTCCGCATCGAAGGCGGCGGTACTCCCACCAATGCCGCATTGTCGTTTGGTGTGTACGACCCCTCCGCCCGCCGCGTGCTCGCCAATCGCGTCTGGCGCGCCAACGAGCTCGGCACCGAGACGTACGGCGAGATCGAGCTGGCGCCCGTGAGCTGGTCAGGCGGCGCCTATTTGTGGCTTGCCCCCTCCGGCGACACCAACGCCGTCCGCGCGGTCTGGCTCGACCGTTTCGATCTGGTCGCCGGCCCCTCTCAGTGA
- the rsxC gene encoding electron transport complex subunit RsxC, with the protein MSPLLAHNAPRRFPRGVHPPEEKHWSRQRPIEVMAPPAIVQIALHQHTGTPCTAVVQPRQQVAAGDRIGDSDAPVSAPVHTPVAGTVQRETVATLPNGRHVRVVPVQTAPNPPAAADIWNDMFGGDWPADALDRHTPEDIVRAVRAAGIVGQGGAAFPTHVKLARNPKKPVDTVLVNGCECEPYLTADERLMIEAPRPILLGAQLAARAAGASRIVVALEDNKPEAARALSTAASGLNIEILTLETKYPMGGEKQTVRAALGRTIPTGGLPLDVGVVVINVSTAAAIARAVLRGKPLTHRVVTVTGPGIVEPKNLLVPIGALYADLIAACGGLKPAAARVIAGGPMMGFSLGSFQTPITKGTSGIVVLTAETRRAPETPCLRCGRCVDVCPLNLVPTRLALAARHKDWPMARRFHITACMECGCCAYVCPAAIPLVQLIRTGKVQMQKETAP; encoded by the coding sequence ATGAGCCCGCTCCTTGCCCATAACGCTCCCCGCCGATTCCCGCGCGGTGTTCACCCGCCCGAGGAAAAACATTGGAGCCGCCAGCGGCCCATCGAGGTGATGGCGCCCCCCGCGATCGTCCAGATCGCGCTGCACCAGCACACCGGTACGCCCTGCACCGCGGTCGTTCAGCCCCGCCAACAGGTTGCCGCCGGCGATCGGATCGGCGATTCCGACGCCCCCGTCTCCGCCCCCGTGCACACGCCCGTTGCCGGCACCGTACAGCGGGAAACGGTCGCGACGCTGCCGAACGGCCGCCACGTGCGCGTCGTCCCCGTGCAGACGGCACCAAACCCGCCCGCTGCCGCCGACATCTGGAACGATATGTTCGGCGGCGACTGGCCTGCCGACGCGCTGGATCGCCATACGCCCGAAGACATCGTCCGCGCCGTTCGCGCCGCCGGCATCGTCGGCCAGGGTGGCGCCGCCTTCCCCACCCACGTGAAGCTGGCCCGCAACCCCAAAAAGCCGGTCGACACGGTCCTCGTCAACGGCTGCGAATGCGAGCCGTACCTCACCGCGGACGAGCGTCTGATGATCGAAGCCCCGCGCCCAATTCTCCTCGGTGCCCAACTGGCCGCCCGGGCGGCCGGTGCCAGCCGGATCGTCGTTGCATTGGAGGACAACAAGCCGGAAGCGGCGCGGGCACTGTCTACCGCAGCCTCCGGGCTCAACATCGAAATCCTCACCCTCGAGACGAAATACCCGATGGGCGGCGAGAAACAGACCGTCCGCGCCGCATTGGGCCGAACGATCCCCACCGGCGGGCTGCCGCTCGACGTAGGAGTGGTCGTCATCAACGTCTCCACCGCCGCGGCGATCGCGCGCGCGGTGTTGAGGGGCAAACCCCTGACCCACCGCGTCGTCACGGTCACGGGGCCGGGCATCGTGGAGCCCAAAAACCTTCTCGTGCCCATTGGCGCACTGTATGCGGACCTGATCGCGGCCTGCGGCGGATTGAAGCCGGCGGCCGCGCGAGTGATCGCGGGTGGTCCGATGATGGGATTTTCGCTCGGCAGTTTCCAAACGCCAATCACGAAGGGCACCAGCGGCATCGTGGTCCTGACCGCCGAGACCCGGCGGGCTCCGGAAACGCCGTGCCTGCGCTGCGGACGCTGCGTGGACGTGTGCCCGCTCAATCTCGTCCCGACTCGCCTCGCACTGGCGGCGCGCCACAAGGACTGGCCGATGGCGCGCCGGTTCCATATCACAGCCTGCATGGAGTGCGGTTGCTGCGCGTACGTCTGTCCGGCGGCCATCCCGCTGGTGCAACTGATCCGCACCGGCAAGGTGCAGATGCAGAAGGAGACCGCGCCGTGA
- a CDS encoding RnfABCDGE type electron transport complex subunit D — MNTTGSVSPAPTAGLTVAPGPHLADRSLTTQRMMVDVLLGLLPLVAVALAQFRHHALFQIAVTVSASVIAEWLFARMRSRPATLWDASAVVTGLILALSLPATAPWYAGAVGAVVAIGIGKAIFGGLGQNLFNPAMVGRAFAMIAFPAALGASAYVSPAVQLDAVSGATPLTALKMSGTVTPVLPLFLGLTNGSIGETSALAALLGGAYLCARRTASWEIPAGAIIALLAATGLPVLWRGLAAWTPLHELCAGAFLYGAFFIATDPVTTPLTPRGKWIFGIGFGLLVVLIRRLSGYPEGVMFAILIMNALVPLINRATIPVPVGGPTPGTRT, encoded by the coding sequence ATGAACACCACTGGCAGCGTCTCGCCGGCCCCCACGGCTGGGCTGACCGTCGCACCTGGTCCTCACCTCGCCGACCGCTCCCTGACCACCCAACGCATGATGGTGGATGTGCTGCTCGGCCTGTTGCCGCTGGTCGCGGTCGCGCTCGCCCAGTTCCGGCACCACGCCCTCTTTCAGATCGCGGTGACGGTCAGCGCCTCGGTGATCGCGGAATGGCTGTTCGCACGGATGCGCAGCCGCCCCGCCACCTTGTGGGACGCTTCAGCAGTGGTCACCGGCCTGATCCTCGCGCTTTCGCTGCCGGCGACCGCGCCGTGGTACGCGGGCGCAGTGGGCGCCGTCGTCGCGATCGGCATCGGCAAGGCAATTTTCGGGGGCCTCGGACAAAATCTGTTCAACCCTGCGATGGTCGGTCGCGCCTTCGCAATGATCGCGTTTCCCGCCGCGCTGGGCGCCTCCGCCTATGTGAGTCCCGCGGTGCAACTGGATGCGGTCTCCGGCGCGACGCCGCTAACCGCGCTAAAAATGAGCGGCACTGTGACCCCGGTTCTGCCCCTCTTCCTCGGCCTCACGAACGGCTCCATCGGCGAGACTAGCGCGCTGGCGGCCCTGCTCGGCGGCGCGTACCTCTGTGCCCGCCGCACCGCCTCGTGGGAGATCCCGGCGGGCGCGATCATCGCGCTGCTGGCCGCGACCGGTCTGCCGGTGCTGTGGCGCGGCCTGGCCGCGTGGACACCGCTACACGAACTGTGTGCGGGCGCTTTTCTGTATGGCGCATTTTTCATCGCGACGGACCCGGTGACGACCCCCCTCACGCCCCGCGGCAAATGGATCTTCGGTATCGGGTTCGGCCTGCTGGTGGTGCTGATCCGCCGTCTGAGCGGCTACCCCGAGGGCGTGATGTTCGCGATTCTGATCATGAACGCGCTGGTGCCGCTCATCAACCGTGCAACGATTCCGGTGCCCGTCGGGGGGCCAACCCCTGGTACGCGAACTTGA
- a CDS encoding FMN-binding protein has translation MKTHPLADAWLVLVLAMVFGASLAAVQAALKPRIDANKLGDTMSQVPLLVPGATRGERQLLGDTPLYRAVDAAGMPVGWVLPASGQGFADRIELLVGLDATASRITGLYVLEQKETPGLGDNVTSEPWRRQFVGKPTDLPLQVRKGKAAAPHEIEAITGATISSESVTAIVNAAVRRLREHLASGALR, from the coding sequence ATGAAAACGCATCCGCTCGCAGATGCCTGGCTGGTGCTGGTGCTGGCAATGGTCTTCGGCGCATCGCTCGCCGCGGTGCAGGCCGCGCTGAAGCCCCGCATCGACGCAAACAAACTCGGCGACACAATGAGCCAGGTCCCCCTGCTGGTGCCCGGCGCCACGCGCGGCGAGCGACAGCTCCTCGGCGACACTCCCCTTTACCGGGCGGTGGACGCCGCCGGCATGCCGGTGGGGTGGGTGCTGCCAGCCAGCGGCCAGGGCTTCGCGGACCGGATCGAGCTGCTCGTCGGTCTGGATGCGACCGCCTCGCGCATCACCGGGCTCTATGTGCTGGAGCAAAAAGAAACCCCCGGCCTCGGTGACAATGTCACCTCGGAGCCGTGGCGCCGGCAGTTCGTGGGCAAGCCCACCGACCTGCCGCTGCAGGTCCGCAAAGGCAAAGCGGCCGCTCCACATGAAATTGAGGCCATCACGGGCGCGACAATTTCCTCCGAAAGCGTCACCGCCATCGTCAACGCCGCCGTGCGTCGTCTTCGCGAGCACCTGGCATCGGGTGCCCTTCGTTAG
- the rsxE gene encoding electron transport complex subunit RsxE — MSAELPTPAERFLRGILPENPVLRQVLGICPTLAVTNTMKGAMTMAGAVLFVLTCANVLVSLLRPLLKPHLRILVFTLTIATFVTIADRFLAAFMYDMSKQLGPYVPLIIVNCIIIARCEVCGSKQSVAAAFLDAVGQSLGFALALGAIATVRETLGFGTWFGLRVIPPGLSDRIWAPWTVMILPPGAFLTLALLLGAVNWAASRTKRPEVPR, encoded by the coding sequence ATGAGCGCCGAACTTCCCACCCCCGCCGAACGCTTCCTCCGGGGCATCCTCCCCGAAAACCCCGTGCTTCGTCAGGTGCTCGGCATCTGCCCGACGCTCGCGGTGACCAACACGATGAAGGGCGCGATGACGATGGCCGGCGCGGTGCTGTTCGTGCTCACCTGCGCGAACGTACTGGTAAGCCTCCTGAGGCCACTGCTGAAACCCCACCTGCGCATCCTCGTCTTCACCCTCACCATTGCGACGTTCGTCACAATCGCGGATCGGTTCCTTGCCGCCTTCATGTACGACATGAGCAAACAGCTCGGCCCTTACGTCCCCCTCATCATCGTGAACTGCATCATCATCGCCCGATGCGAAGTCTGCGGATCCAAACAGTCGGTGGCGGCCGCATTTCTCGATGCGGTGGGCCAGTCCCTTGGCTTCGCGCTGGCGCTGGGCGCAATCGCCACAGTCCGCGAAACGCTCGGCTTCGGCACCTGGTTCGGCCTTCGAGTGATCCCGCCGGGTCTGTCGGACCGCATCTGGGCGCCGTGGACGGTGATGATCCTCCCGCCCGGCGCGTTTCTCACGCTCGCTCTGCTGCTCGGCGCGGTGAACTGGGCCGCGTCACGCACGAAGCGGCCGGAGGTTCCCCGATGA
- a CDS encoding RnfA-Nqr electron transport subunit produces MSYLSSVLMLAIATALINNMVFHFFVGCCPFIGVSRKVDMAFGMGAAVTFVVSIAAMLSWTITYFVLAPGAPLTTWIWRLARPGSTAMVDLSILNYLVYIFVIAWAVQLVEMYVRKFFPGLYQAFGVFLPLITTNCVILFTCLEIMKHVGPLPGSVPEPWGLDRALIYAFFAGLGFMIAIVIMAGLREELEHCDVPAPLRGPGITLAIAGILALAFLGFTGMDANLARLLSPPPSPPSATTTPSS; encoded by the coding sequence ATGAGTTATCTCTCGTCCGTGTTGATGCTCGCGATCGCGACCGCGCTGATCAACAACATGGTGTTCCATTTCTTCGTCGGATGCTGCCCGTTCATCGGCGTGTCCCGCAAGGTGGACATGGCCTTCGGCATGGGCGCCGCCGTCACCTTTGTGGTCAGCATCGCCGCGATGCTGAGCTGGACCATCACTTACTTCGTCCTCGCGCCCGGCGCGCCGCTCACCACTTGGATCTGGCGGCTCGCCCGGCCGGGGTCCACCGCGATGGTGGACCTCAGCATCCTCAACTATCTCGTCTACATCTTCGTCATCGCGTGGGCGGTCCAACTCGTCGAGATGTACGTCCGCAAGTTTTTCCCCGGGCTGTATCAGGCATTCGGCGTCTTCTTGCCCCTGATCACGACCAACTGCGTGATTCTGTTTACCTGCCTCGAAATCATGAAACACGTCGGCCCGCTGCCGGGTTCGGTGCCGGAGCCCTGGGGGCTGGACAGGGCCCTGATCTATGCATTCTTCGCGGGCCTCGGCTTCATGATCGCCATCGTGATCATGGCGGGCCTACGCGAAGAGCTCGAACACTGCGACGTACCCGCACCGCTCCGCGGCCCGGGCATAACGCTGGCGATCGCAGGCATCCTCGCGCTCGCGTTTCTCGGTTTCACCGGCATGGACGCGAACCTCGCCCGCCTCCTGTCGCCCCCCCCCTCGCCGCCGTCAGCTACCACTACGCCATCTTCCTGA